From one Aggregicoccus sp. 17bor-14 genomic stretch:
- a CDS encoding chalcone isomerase family protein encodes MGEAMRVTGRMVVAAAALWSSVSDARVVANVELAETVQVEGRELRLRRAALKEKLWFDVFVWGLYMEADPRTTQEALSKPCAKRLHITLKRNLRREQLVENIRSTLGTASSMQSPEMKAGLEQFIGALRDVRKGEDLLITYVPGQGTYVTGQVREDAFIAGKPFADALFAAWLERNPL; translated from the coding sequence ATGGGCGAGGCCATGCGGGTGACGGGGAGGATGGTGGTGGCGGCGGCCGCGCTGTGGAGCAGCGTGTCGGACGCACGGGTGGTCGCGAACGTGGAGCTCGCCGAGACGGTGCAGGTCGAGGGCCGCGAGCTGCGGCTGCGGCGCGCCGCGCTCAAGGAGAAGCTCTGGTTCGACGTGTTCGTGTGGGGCCTCTACATGGAGGCGGACCCGCGCACGACGCAGGAGGCGCTCTCCAAGCCCTGCGCGAAGCGGCTGCACATCACGCTCAAGCGCAACCTGCGCCGCGAGCAGCTGGTGGAGAACATCCGCTCCACGCTGGGCACCGCGTCGTCGATGCAGTCGCCCGAGATGAAGGCGGGGCTCGAGCAGTTCATCGGCGCGCTGCGCGACGTGCGCAAGGGCGAGGACCTGCTCATCACCTACGTGCCGGGGCAGGGCACCTACGTGACGGGCCAGGTGCGCGAGGATGCATTCATCGCGGGCAAGCCCTTCGCGGATGCGCTCTTCGCCGCGTGGCTGGAGCGCAACCCGCTGTAG
- a CDS encoding GNAT family N-acetyltransferase — MTLLSLSPDELAQDAALWTLYAQAFPASEREPPEVILRSLRLGVGRALAAREGGVTQGLAVLHLLQDPDVVFLVYLALAPGVRGQGRGGALLEAAWREGAAALAAQGRVARGLVWEVDPPETAPDAAERAVRERRLRFFTRAGAQPLPTAYLQPPLAAGAGPLPMRLLYRAATAHPVESFEPEALVRAMYAQKYGAVNRLPAALLEGLLTRG; from the coding sequence ATGACGCTCCTCTCGCTGTCGCCCGATGAGCTCGCGCAGGACGCTGCCCTCTGGACGCTCTACGCCCAGGCCTTCCCCGCCTCGGAGCGCGAGCCGCCCGAGGTCATCCTGCGCTCACTCCGCCTGGGCGTGGGGCGCGCCCTCGCCGCGCGCGAGGGCGGCGTCACGCAGGGGCTCGCGGTGCTGCACCTGCTGCAGGACCCGGATGTGGTGTTCCTCGTCTACCTCGCGCTCGCACCAGGCGTGCGGGGGCAGGGGAGGGGAGGCGCGCTGCTGGAGGCCGCGTGGCGCGAGGGGGCCGCAGCGCTCGCCGCGCAGGGGCGGGTGGCGCGCGGGCTGGTCTGGGAGGTGGACCCGCCCGAGACGGCGCCGGACGCGGCCGAGCGTGCGGTGCGTGAGCGGCGCCTGCGCTTCTTCACCCGCGCGGGCGCGCAGCCGCTGCCCACCGCGTACCTGCAGCCGCCCCTCGCCGCGGGCGCCGGGCCACTGCCGATGCGGCTGCTGTACCGCGCGGCCACCGCCCATCCGGTCGAATCGTTCGAGCCGGAGGCGCTGGTGCGGGCGATGTACGCCCAGAAGTACGGCGCGGTGAACAGGCTCCCGGCCGCGCTGCTCGAGGGGCTGCTCACACGCGGCTGA